The Methylomonas koyamae genome has a segment encoding these proteins:
- a CDS encoding efflux RND transporter permease subunit: MAALIRFALTQRLLILLAVLLLSGGGYFALKHIPIDAFPEVSPTQVKIIVKANGMTPEEVEARITAPIEVELLGIPHQTMLRSLAKYAITDITLDFEEGTDIYWARQQVAERLNGIWSNLPDGVQGGIAPMTTPLGEMFMFAIEGGDLTQMQRRELLDWTIRPALRTVKGVADVNALGGLVRSFEVVPDNVRMAARNIGIEQLMAALEKNNRNDGAGRLTEGEEALIVRAEGRIKNEQDVKSIVVAQHQGTPIRVEDVAEVRIGALTRYGAVSKDGNGEAVTAVVLSLRGANARQTIEQLETKLAELQPSLPDGVRLDVFYNRGVLVGKAVDTVSKALLEAIVLVVVLLILFLGDLRAALTVAMALPMAALVTFILMHAFGMSANLMSLGGLAIAIGMLVDGAVVVVENIITLLADHHKAERLPRLHLIYRAAREVALPVTSGILIIVIVFLPLLTLQGLEGKLFGPVAMTIVFALSGSLILSLTVIPVLASLLIKQVAHEEPWLPRKLLQWYQPILVWCLDNSKKVFVGAGAMLAASLLVFTQIGSTFMPTMDEGDIIVQLEKLPSITLLDSVALDVRVQKNILEHIPEVKNVVSRVGTDELGLDPMSLNDTDTFLILKPKSEWRMDSKEQLIEEIRKIMDHTPGIAFGFTQPIEMRVSEMLTGTRGDVAVKLFGADLEILNRKAEQIEAVLKTIPGASDVFTRKNEGMQFLQVSIDRQAAGRFGLDANGIETLLRAQIEGVQLGIVQEGVKRTPLLLRGASNTADFDNLQLTLPDGGHVPITAVAKIQPVEGVVSIDREKGQRFVVIRSNVEGRDLVGFVDEARQAVAERVKLPQGFHVEFGGQFENQQRASARLSLVIPLSLGLIFLLLFSTFGSVRQAVLVLSNIPLALIGGVFGLWLSGEYLSVPASVGFIALLGIAVLNGVVMVSYFNQLCLTGMDIARVVVVGSARRLRPVLMTASIAAFGLIPLLFASGPGSEIQRPLAIVVTGGLLSSTLLTLIVLPILYKLFGRSPELRR, from the coding sequence ATGGCCGCGCTGATTCGCTTTGCGCTGACCCAGCGTCTGTTGATCTTGCTGGCTGTGCTGTTGTTATCCGGCGGCGGTTATTTTGCCCTCAAGCATATTCCGATAGACGCTTTTCCGGAGGTATCACCGACTCAAGTTAAGATTATCGTCAAAGCCAACGGCATGACTCCGGAAGAAGTCGAAGCGCGGATCACTGCGCCGATCGAAGTGGAGTTGCTGGGGATTCCGCACCAGACCATGCTGCGCTCGTTGGCCAAATACGCCATCACCGACATCACGCTGGATTTCGAGGAAGGCACCGATATTTACTGGGCCAGGCAACAGGTGGCGGAACGCCTAAACGGGATTTGGAGCAATTTGCCGGACGGTGTACAAGGCGGCATTGCGCCAATGACGACGCCATTGGGCGAGATGTTCATGTTCGCGATCGAGGGCGGCGATTTAACCCAGATGCAGCGCCGGGAATTGTTGGATTGGACCATACGGCCGGCCTTGCGCACCGTTAAAGGTGTGGCCGACGTCAATGCGCTGGGCGGCTTGGTGCGCAGTTTCGAAGTGGTACCGGACAACGTGCGGATGGCGGCGCGTAATATCGGCATCGAGCAATTGATGGCCGCGCTGGAAAAAAACAACCGTAACGACGGTGCCGGGCGTTTGACCGAGGGCGAAGAGGCCTTAATCGTGCGGGCCGAGGGCCGCATCAAAAACGAGCAGGATGTCAAATCGATTGTTGTTGCCCAGCACCAGGGTACGCCGATTCGGGTGGAAGACGTTGCCGAGGTACGGATCGGCGCGCTGACCCGCTACGGTGCAGTCAGCAAGGACGGCAACGGCGAGGCGGTGACCGCGGTGGTGCTGAGCCTGCGCGGAGCCAATGCGCGCCAAACCATCGAACAACTCGAAACTAAACTGGCGGAACTGCAACCCAGCTTGCCGGATGGCGTGCGTTTAGACGTGTTTTATAACCGCGGTGTACTGGTCGGTAAGGCAGTCGACACGGTATCCAAAGCCTTGCTGGAAGCGATCGTGTTGGTGGTGGTGTTGCTAATCTTGTTTTTGGGCGATTTGCGGGCGGCGCTGACCGTGGCGATGGCCTTGCCGATGGCGGCGCTAGTGACTTTTATCCTGATGCATGCCTTCGGGATGTCCGCTAACTTGATGAGTTTGGGCGGTCTGGCGATCGCGATCGGCATGCTGGTCGACGGCGCGGTGGTCGTTGTCGAAAACATAATCACCTTGCTGGCCGATCACCATAAGGCGGAACGATTGCCGCGCCTGCATTTGATTTACCGGGCCGCCCGCGAAGTGGCGTTGCCGGTGACCTCCGGGATTTTAATCATCGTCATCGTGTTTTTGCCGCTTTTGACCTTGCAAGGTTTGGAGGGCAAGCTGTTCGGACCGGTGGCAATGACGATCGTATTTGCTTTGAGCGGTTCGTTGATTTTGTCTTTGACGGTGATTCCGGTCTTGGCCTCGTTGCTGATCAAGCAGGTTGCGCACGAAGAGCCTTGGTTGCCGCGCAAATTATTGCAGTGGTATCAGCCTATACTGGTCTGGTGTTTGGACAACAGTAAAAAAGTCTTTGTCGGCGCCGGTGCGATGCTGGCGGCCAGTTTGCTGGTGTTCACTCAAATAGGCAGCACTTTTATGCCGACGATGGACGAAGGCGACATCATCGTGCAATTGGAAAAACTGCCGTCCATTACATTGCTCGATTCCGTGGCGCTGGACGTTCGAGTGCAGAAAAATATTCTCGAACATATTCCGGAAGTGAAGAATGTCGTGTCGCGGGTGGGTACCGATGAACTGGGTTTGGACCCTATGAGCCTAAACGATACCGACACCTTTTTGATTCTGAAACCGAAGTCGGAATGGCGGATGGACAGCAAGGAACAGTTGATCGAGGAAATCCGCAAGATCATGGACCACACGCCGGGTATCGCCTTCGGTTTTACCCAGCCTATCGAAATGCGGGTTTCGGAAATGTTGACCGGCACCCGCGGCGACGTTGCCGTCAAATTATTCGGCGCCGATCTGGAAATTTTGAATCGTAAGGCCGAACAGATCGAAGCGGTATTGAAAACCATCCCCGGCGCCAGCGACGTGTTTACCCGTAAGAACGAGGGCATGCAGTTTTTGCAGGTCAGTATCGACCGCCAGGCTGCCGGACGGTTCGGTTTGGATGCCAACGGCATCGAAACCTTGTTGCGCGCCCAAATCGAAGGCGTGCAACTCGGTATCGTCCAGGAGGGCGTCAAGCGTACGCCGCTGTTGCTGCGCGGGGCCAGTAACACCGCCGACTTCGACAATCTGCAATTGACGCTGCCCGACGGCGGCCATGTGCCGATTACTGCGGTGGCGAAGATTCAGCCGGTGGAAGGCGTGGTTTCTATCGACCGGGAAAAGGGCCAGCGTTTCGTCGTGATCCGCAGCAACGTCGAAGGCCGCGATTTGGTCGGTTTTGTCGACGAGGCACGCCAAGCCGTAGCGGAACGGGTCAAATTGCCGCAAGGTTTTCACGTCGAATTCGGTGGCCAGTTCGAAAACCAGCAACGGGCGTCGGCACGCTTGAGCCTGGTGATTCCGCTATCGCTGGGGTTGATCTTCTTGTTGCTGTTTTCCACCTTCGGTTCGGTACGGCAAGCGGTGTTGGTGTTGTCTAATATTCCGTTGGCGCTGATCGGCGGCGTGTTCGGGCTATGGTTGTCCGGCGAGTACTTGTCGGTGCCGGCATCGGTAGGCTTTATCGCATTATTGGGCATCGCCGTATTGAACGGCGTGGTTATGGTCAGCTATTTCAACCAATTGTGCTTAACCGGCATGGACATTGCCCGCGTCGTCGTGGTCGGCTCCGCCCGCCGGCTCCGGCCAGTATTGATGACCGCCAGCATTGCCGCCTTCGGCTTGATCCCGCTGTTGTTCGCCTCCGGGCCGGGCTCGGAAATCCAGCGGCCGTTGGCGATTGTGGTGACCGGCGGCCTGTTGTCGTCCACCTTGCTGACTCTGATCGTGTTGCCGATACTGTACAAATTGTTCGGCCGCAGCCCGGAGCTTAGACGATGA
- a CDS encoding TolC family protein, which produces MTGYRHIQYGLPALLLAALPCAAQTNEDENRQPPQTAMVADNLIVAHLDPIETDPALSLSGLVELTLEKYPDRLVSEALAQEADALAERSDAWVAGSTALALDYFDDRVANNRGAREMSATVEVTTWSWGQRDAGQAVAERAGLSAQKQSAAVKLEVTRLVREALWNMEIANIGLQQAQNALSVSEQLMKKVERRVELGDLPRADLLLAKGEYLQNRALVTQAEAEVMHSRKAYSSLTTLARVPANYQERQSELQSITTNHPVLEAVNAVIERRRAEVEWIKTTDPINQPKLNIGAKSTRDGRDGQNIESAGVGVVMLFGGDAYNAPEIAKANLELNNAMAQREHLYRQLEKNLHEAEHALEVTRAELAIANELKQIAETHLKMTEVSFSAGEINLLDLIKIQARSLEAVRNAKLQEVKLQRNIAFYNQALGVQP; this is translated from the coding sequence ATGACCGGATACCGTCATATTCAATACGGATTACCTGCGCTGCTGTTAGCCGCCTTGCCTTGCGCGGCGCAAACCAACGAGGACGAAAACCGGCAGCCGCCGCAGACCGCTATGGTAGCGGACAACCTGATCGTCGCACATCTGGACCCGATCGAAACCGATCCGGCGCTGAGCCTGTCCGGATTGGTCGAACTGACTTTGGAAAAATACCCCGACCGCCTAGTTAGCGAAGCCTTGGCCCAAGAAGCCGATGCGCTGGCCGAACGCAGCGATGCCTGGGTGGCAGGATCGACCGCCTTGGCTTTGGATTATTTCGACGATCGGGTGGCGAATAATCGCGGCGCGCGCGAGATGTCGGCGACGGTGGAAGTCACGACCTGGAGCTGGGGCCAACGCGACGCCGGCCAAGCCGTGGCGGAGCGGGCCGGTTTGTCGGCGCAAAAGCAGTCGGCGGCAGTTAAATTGGAAGTGACGCGGTTGGTGCGGGAAGCCTTGTGGAATATGGAGATCGCCAATATCGGCTTGCAACAGGCGCAGAATGCGCTGTCGGTGTCGGAGCAGTTGATGAAGAAGGTCGAGCGGCGAGTCGAGCTCGGCGATTTGCCGCGCGCCGATTTGTTGCTGGCCAAGGGCGAATATTTGCAAAACCGGGCGTTGGTGACCCAGGCCGAAGCCGAAGTCATGCACAGCCGTAAGGCCTATTCCAGCCTGACTACGCTGGCGCGGGTGCCGGCCAATTATCAGGAACGGCAGAGCGAGCTGCAAAGCATTACCACTAACCATCCGGTACTGGAAGCCGTGAACGCCGTGATCGAACGTAGACGGGCGGAGGTGGAATGGATCAAAACCACGGATCCGATCAACCAGCCGAAATTGAATATCGGCGCCAAAAGTACCCGCGACGGTCGCGACGGCCAGAATATCGAGAGTGCCGGCGTCGGCGTGGTCATGTTGTTCGGCGGCGATGCCTATAACGCGCCGGAAATCGCCAAAGCCAATTTGGAACTGAATAATGCCATGGCGCAACGCGAACATTTATACCGCCAGTTGGAAAAAAACCTGCACGAGGCGGAACATGCGTTGGAAGTAACCCGGGCCGAACTGGCGATTGCCAACGAATTGAAACAAATCGCCGAGACCCATTTGAAAATGACCGAAGTCAGTTTTTCGGCCGGCGAAATCAACCTGCTGGATCTGATCAAAATCCAGGCGCGCAGTCTGGAAGCCGTACGCAACGCCAAATTGCAGGAAGTGAAACTGCAACGCAATATCGCCTTTTACAACCAAGCGCTTGGAGTGCAGCCGTGA
- a CDS encoding efflux RND transporter periplasmic adaptor subunit: MRTPATLVLMVVAAAVSAQDAQIRISQQQIENLDIKTAALVPSSTVPLFYAPGKVVTPADREVLVSSSQPGLVTRLAANVGDTVHKGQVLAQLRSPELVGLQQAFLTATSELHLSGLERSRDQKLLQEGVIAERRWQETQTQHSAKAAQADEARQLLLLAGMSAAEIQTLAQSRKLGDSLQIRAPIDGVVLERMANLGARLDIQAPMYRIADLAELWLEISIPQERLSSVKVGDRVRLEPGDISATISLLGQSVNADNQTVLARAVVDGKPQGLRVGQNVNVQILQPGLPGGFSVPNSALSQNEGRSYVFVRNADGFAVTEVTVNGKQGSDSLISGALAGNEQIAVKGAVALKANWLGLGSDE; this comes from the coding sequence GTGAGAACGCCCGCCACACTAGTGTTAATGGTTGTGGCTGCCGCTGTTTCGGCTCAGGACGCGCAAATTCGAATCAGCCAGCAGCAGATCGAGAATCTGGACATCAAAACTGCCGCATTGGTCCCCAGTTCGACCGTGCCGCTATTCTACGCGCCGGGCAAAGTGGTAACGCCGGCCGACCGTGAAGTCTTGGTCAGCAGTAGTCAGCCGGGTCTAGTGACGCGGCTGGCGGCCAATGTCGGCGATACGGTGCATAAGGGTCAGGTGCTGGCCCAATTGCGCAGTCCGGAATTGGTGGGTTTGCAACAAGCTTTTCTTACCGCCACCAGCGAACTGCACTTATCCGGGCTGGAACGCAGTCGGGATCAAAAGCTGCTGCAGGAAGGCGTCATCGCCGAACGCCGCTGGCAGGAGACCCAGACCCAGCATAGCGCCAAGGCGGCGCAAGCCGACGAGGCCAGGCAATTGTTGTTGTTGGCAGGCATGTCCGCCGCCGAGATTCAAACGCTGGCGCAAAGCCGTAAACTCGGCGATAGCTTGCAGATCCGGGCGCCGATCGACGGTGTGGTGTTGGAGCGGATGGCCAATCTGGGAGCGCGGCTGGATATCCAGGCGCCGATGTACCGCATCGCCGACTTGGCGGAATTATGGCTGGAAATCAGTATCCCCCAAGAGCGCCTTAGCAGCGTCAAGGTGGGCGATCGGGTGCGGCTGGAACCCGGCGATATTTCGGCGACGATCAGCCTGTTGGGGCAAAGCGTTAACGCCGATAACCAGACAGTATTGGCTCGGGCGGTGGTCGACGGTAAACCCCAAGGTTTGCGGGTCGGGCAGAACGTCAACGTGCAAATTCTGCAACCAGGCCTTCCAGGCGGCTTTAGCGTGCCGAATTCTGCGCTGTCGCAAAACGAAGGCCGCAGTTATGTTTTCGTGCGCAATGCCGACGGCTTTGCCGTGACCGAAGTGACCGTCAACGGCAAGCAAGGCAGCGACTCATTGATCAGCGGCGCGTTGGCCGGCAACGAACAAATCGCCGTCAAAGGCGCGGTCGCTTTGAAGGCCAATTGGTTGGGTTTGGGGAGCGATGAATAA
- a CDS encoding DUF3240 family protein → MNRDAFILTVTAPPSLEDALVDCLLALDWQQGFSSFPANVHDHNVQGLSLAEQVAGHQRKLRFQMYVEKQHIPALLARFKQEFAGSGLHYWLVPAIEQGVI, encoded by the coding sequence ATGAACCGCGATGCATTTATTTTGACCGTGACGGCGCCGCCGAGTTTGGAAGACGCGTTGGTCGACTGTCTGTTGGCCTTGGATTGGCAGCAGGGTTTTTCCAGTTTTCCGGCCAATGTCCACGACCACAATGTCCAGGGCTTGTCGCTGGCGGAGCAAGTCGCCGGACACCAGCGCAAGCTCCGCTTTCAGATGTATGTGGAAAAGCAGCATATCCCGGCGTTGTTGGCTAGGTTTAAACAGGAGTTCGCCGGCTCCGGGCTGCATTACTGGCTGGTTCCGGCAATCGAACAGGGCGTTATTTAG
- a CDS encoding DUF3240 family protein: MRRIPANTRHIEISEFVAPALNNGFFRKSGRIVDVEILALQDTRVGTIEYHGLVTLDSDITVQRVVKALKNRRFNGRMVVVRPYYHRSWYNDPRQNQTEVPADIADRRKGDRRRGRYLQVIKNASDRFNSEDDFFKSVNHQQFSISFIVPPDLEAAMMECLAGFELDQDSYGEHRMTKFLTAADANEQQTARFQIYAEKMAISALLERLKQEFSGSGIHYWIMPVIEKGEI, translated from the coding sequence TTGCGCAGAATCCCCGCCAACACCCGGCATATAGAAATCTCCGAATTCGTGGCTCCCGCGCTGAACAACGGTTTTTTCAGAAAGTCCGGACGAATTGTCGATGTGGAGATTTTGGCGCTGCAAGACACCCGGGTCGGTACCATCGAATACCACGGCTTGGTAACGCTGGATTCCGATATTACCGTGCAACGCGTGGTCAAGGCTTTGAAAAATCGGCGGTTTAACGGGCGGATGGTCGTGGTCAGGCCCTATTACCATCGTAGTTGGTACAACGATCCCCGCCAAAACCAGACCGAAGTACCCGCCGATATTGCCGACAGACGCAAAGGCGACCGCCGCCGCGGCCGATATCTGCAAGTCATCAAAAACGCGTCCGATCGGTTTAATAGCGAAGACGACTTTTTCAAGTCGGTCAATCACCAACAGTTCTCGATATCGTTTATCGTCCCGCCGGATTTGGAAGCGGCGATGATGGAGTGCTTAGCGGGGTTCGAGTTGGACCAGGACAGTTACGGCGAGCACCGGATGACCAAGTTCCTGACGGCTGCCGATGCCAACGAACAGCAAACCGCGCGTTTCCAAATCTACGCCGAAAAAATGGCGATATCGGCGCTGCTGGAAAGGCTGAAACAGGAGTTTTCCGGCTCGGGCATCCATTATTGGATCATGCCGGTAATCGAGAAAGGCGAGATTTAA